Proteins from a genomic interval of Clostridium cochlearium:
- a CDS encoding 5'-methylthioadenosine/adenosylhomocysteine nucleosidase: MKIGIIGAMDEEVAPLLEEIKLKKKLVKAQMEFNEGILWGKDVVVVRSGIGKVNAAVCAQILVDDFEVDAIINVGVAGGVGEDVYPGDVVIADSLVQHDCDSSIFGEKLGQIPRMDVFDFKCDETLVKKAKNACNKMNECKSFVGRIVTGDQFVADPEKIRWLSEEFSALACEMEGGSIAQVCHLNSIPFVVIRSASDNANNGAHIEYEKFKPIAVKNSVNILKNMVETM, from the coding sequence ATGAAGATAGGAATTATTGGAGCCATGGATGAGGAAGTGGCACCTTTATTAGAGGAAATAAAGTTAAAGAAGAAATTAGTAAAGGCTCAAATGGAATTTAATGAGGGAATATTATGGGGAAAAGATGTAGTTGTAGTTAGAAGTGGAATAGGCAAGGTAAATGCAGCAGTTTGTGCTCAAATACTAGTAGATGATTTTGAAGTGGATGCCATTATTAATGTAGGAGTAGCAGGTGGTGTTGGAGAAGATGTATATCCTGGAGATGTGGTAATAGCAGATAGCTTAGTACAACATGACTGTGACTCTTCTATATTTGGAGAAAAACTAGGTCAAATTCCTAGAATGGATGTGTTTGACTTTAAATGTGATGAAACTTTAGTTAAAAAGGCAAAGAATGCTTGCAATAAAATGAATGAATGTAAATCATTTGTGGGAAGAATAGTTACAGGAGATCAATTTGTAGCAGATCCTGAAAAGATAAGATGGTTAAGCGAAGAATTTTCTGCCCTTGCATGTGAAATGGAGGGAGGAAGTATTGCTCAGGTGTGTCATTTAAACAGTATACCTTTTGTAGTTATAAGATCTGCATCTGATAATGCAAATAATGGTGCTCATATAGAATATGAAAAGTTTAAGCCTATTGCTGTTAAAAACTCTGTAAATATACTAAAGAATATGGTAGAAACTATGTAG
- the aroB gene encoding 3-dehydroquinate synthase has protein sequence MREIEVEGHNGYKIYIDTNLDKLYKALEDHKIKSNSEMFLITDDKVYSIYKDKIEMLKNIYNIKEFYFKNGEKNKTFETLQQIYSFLLKNDAKRNSIIISLGGGVVGDLVGFVAATYMRGVRYINIPTTLLSQIDSCVGGKVGYNYNGIKNLIGSFYNPEFVFIGTNFLKTLEPEQFKDGLGEVIKYGLILDGEIINFMEENYKGILEKESDKLLYISRTCLKLKKQVIESDYKDLGFRNVLNFGHTIGHAIEMTSKNKITHGEAVALGILVALKLSEYNYNLDKSLYYRIEKLYNKLGLPTKYKVDNYNLFMYAINHDKKNKKNIRFVLLKDLEKPEVKIEVNKETILKAIEESID, from the coding sequence ATGAGGGAAATTGAAGTTGAAGGCCACAATGGATATAAAATATATATAGATACAAATTTAGATAAATTATATAAGGCTTTAGAAGATCATAAAATAAAATCTAATAGTGAAATGTTTTTAATTACTGATGATAAAGTTTATTCAATATATAAAGATAAAATAGAAATGCTAAAAAATATTTATAATATAAAAGAATTTTATTTTAAAAATGGTGAAAAAAATAAAACTTTTGAAACCCTTCAACAAATATATTCTTTCTTATTGAAAAATGATGCTAAAAGGAATAGTATTATAATTTCATTAGGTGGAGGAGTTGTAGGAGATTTAGTAGGTTTTGTAGCAGCTACTTATATGAGAGGAGTAAGGTATATAAATATTCCCACCACTCTTTTATCGCAAATAGACAGCTGTGTAGGTGGAAAAGTAGGGTATAATTATAATGGTATAAAAAATTTAATAGGAAGTTTTTATAATCCCGAATTTGTATTTATTGGTACCAATTTTTTAAAAACACTAGAACCTGAACAATTTAAGGATGGACTAGGAGAAGTTATTAAATATGGATTAATATTAGATGGAGAAATAATAAATTTTATGGAGGAAAATTATAAGGGGATTTTAGAAAAAGAAAGTGATAAACTACTTTATATAAGTAGAACTTGTTTAAAATTAAAAAAACAAGTTATAGAGTCAGATTACAAAGATTTAGGCTTTAGAAATGTCCTAAATTTTGGTCATACCATAGGTCATGCCATCGAAATGACTTCGAAAAATAAAATAACTCATGGTGAAGCCGTAGCTCTTGGAATACTTGTAGCATTAAAACTTTCAGAGTACAATTATAATCTAGATAAATCATTGTATTATAGGATAGAAAAATTGTATAATAAGTTAGGATTACCTACTAAGTATAAAGTTGACAATTATAATTTATTTATGTATGCTATTAATCATGATAAAAAAAATAAGAAGAATATCAGATTTGTTTTGTTAAAAGATTTAGAAAAACCTGAAGTGAAAATAGAGGTAAATAAAGAAACTATATTAAAGGCTATAGAAGAAAGCATTGATTAA
- a CDS encoding DivIVA domain-containing protein produces MKITAMDITSKEFKKGFRGYDIDEVDEFLDEIAEDYENIYKENSILKEKIHNMEDNLNHYSKMEETIQNTLILAQNAAEQSKKAAEKEAEMIIRNANETAKRILDKAHNDVVKVNDDFEKTKQEFVMFRNKFKNFMQSQLEMFEDMEKDFIKNYNIGNTINEIKLEEINIEAKDIENENIKEGLEDSNLEKEKENEIEEVKNFFVK; encoded by the coding sequence ATGAAAATAACAGCTATGGACATAACATCTAAAGAATTTAAAAAAGGCTTTAGAGGATATGATATAGATGAAGTAGATGAATTTCTAGATGAAATTGCAGAGGATTATGAAAATATATACAAAGAAAACTCCATATTGAAAGAAAAGATACATAATATGGAAGATAATTTGAATCACTACAGTAAAATGGAAGAAACTATTCAAAATACTCTTATATTAGCACAAAATGCAGCAGAACAATCTAAAAAGGCAGCTGAGAAAGAGGCAGAAATGATAATAAGAAATGCCAATGAAACAGCTAAGAGAATTTTAGATAAAGCACATAATGATGTTGTTAAGGTAAATGATGATTTTGAAAAAACTAAACAGGAATTTGTAATGTTTAGAAATAAGTTTAAAAATTTTATGCAATCTCAATTAGAAATGTTTGAAGACATGGAAAAGGACTTTATTAAAAATTATAATATTGGAAATACTATAAATGAAATAAAATTAGAGGAAATAAATATAGAGGCTAAAGATATTGAAAATGAAAATATAAAAGAGGGTCTTGAGGATTCTAATTTGGAAAAAGAAAAGGAAAATGAAATAGAAGAAGTAAAAAATTTCTTTGTAAAATAA